A genome region from Penicillium psychrofluorescens genome assembly, chromosome: 3 includes the following:
- a CDS encoding uncharacterized protein (ID:PFLUO_005503-T1.cds;~source:funannotate) codes for MASRPTVSIATAEGKPSGASHPLPSVFSAPIRPDIVQQVHTGMAKNKRQPYAVSEKAGEQTSAESWGTGRAVARIPRVSGGGTHRAGQAAFGNQCRSGRMFAPTKVWRKWHQKVNLNQKRFATASALAASSVPALLFARGHRVATVPEVPLVVDSKATAINKTKAAIALLQAVGAGSELVKVQKSRKLRAGKGKLRNRRFRQRRGPLVVYNPETDGTDLVRAFRNIPGVETSSVFSLNLLQLAPGGHLGRFIVWTSSAFEALDKVYGTTTDASALKRDYLLPSNLVANADLARLINSSEIQSVVRAPKGEARTKRVNVQKKNPLRNKQVMLRLNPYAAAYSKQKLGQTGVDAGKPERAGKAFFKTLDEE; via the exons ATGGCCTCGCGTCCGACCGTTTCGATCGCCACCGCCGAGGGCAAGCCCTCCGGGGCCAGCCACCCCCTGCCCTCTGTCTTCTCCGCGCCCATCCGCCCGGATATTGTCCA GCAGGTGCACACCGGTATGGCCAAGAACAAGCGTCAGCCCTACGCTGTGAGCGAGAAGGCTGGTGAACAGACCTCTGCTGAGTCCTGGGGTACCG GCCGTGCTGTCGCCCGTATTCCCCGTGTCTCTGGTGGTGGTACTCACCGTGCCGGTCAGGCTGCCTTCGGTAACCAGTGCCGCTCCGGTCGTATGTTCGCTCCCACCAAGGTCTGGCGCAAGTGGCACCAGAAGGTCAACCTCAACCAGAAGCGTTTCGCTACTGCTTCTGCTCTGGCTGCCTCCTCCGTCCCCGCCCTCCTGTTCGCCCGCGGTCACCGCGTCGCCACCGTCCCCGAGGTTCCCCTCGTCGTGGACTCCAAGGCCACCGCCATCAACAAGACCAAGGCCGCCATTGCCCTGCTCCAGGCCGTCGGTGCTGGCTCTGAGCTCGTCAAGGTCCAGAAGTCCCGCAAGCTGCGCGCCGGTAAGGGTAAGCTGCGTAACCGCCGcttccgccagcgccgcggtCCCCTGGTCGTCTACAACCCCGAGACCGACGGCACCGACCTCGTCCGTGCCTTCCGCAACATCCCCGGTGTTGAGACCTCGTCCGTCTTTtccctcaacctcctccagctcgcccCCGGTGGTCACCTCGGCCGCTTCATCGTCTGGacctcctccgccttcgAGGCCCTCGACAAGGTCTacggcaccaccaccgacgccTCGGCCCTCAAGCGCGACTACCTCCTGCCCTCCAACCTGGTTGCCAACGCCGACCTGGCCCGTCTCATCAACTCCTCTGAAATCCAGTCCGTTGTCCGCGCCCCCAAGGGTGAGGCCCGCACCAAGCGTGTCAACgtccagaagaagaacccgcTCCGCAACAAGCAGGTCATGCTCCGTCTCAACCCCTACGCCGCTGCTTACTCCAAGCAGAAGCTCGGCCAGACTGGTGTCGATGCCGGCAAGCCCGAGCGTGCTGGCAAGGCTTTCTTCAAGACTCTGGATGAGGAGTAa
- a CDS encoding uncharacterized protein (ID:PFLUO_005502-T1.cds;~source:funannotate) produces MMFVKSGLLATMLAASATNAHMIMSNPVPYSKDSLNNSPLAADGSDFPCKLRSDAWEVTTQNIMPIGESQKLAFIGSATHGGGSCQISLTTDLHPTKTSSWKVIKSFEGGCPANDTGNLSGGSTMVDPYHFDFAIPEGIETGKYTLAWTWFNRIGNREMYMNCAPVTVTSGSSKRDTEVVEKRSTSFPPMFVANINGCTTTEGIDIRFPQPGDVISYDGAPENLQPKGEAACSGTPTFAGSGDTVSGSDTSPGSSGSSGSSGSSSAAAGAPSSTPSAEPAPASSSAASPEPSTTTAPEPASSSAEPAPAPSSGSGSSGSSSGSSSGTSGSCSPEGEWNCIDGTSFQRCASGQWSAVMAVAPGTECTAGQSSDLAIKATKKARSIMRFHKRAATLEYHA; encoded by the coding sequence ATGATGTTCGTCAAGTCTGGCCTTCTGGCGACCATGCTGGCTGCGTCGGCCACCAACGCTCATATGATCATGAGCAACCCCGTCCCCTACAGTAAGGATTCACTCAACaactcgccgctggcggcGGATGGCAGCGATTTCCCTTGCAAGCTGCGCTCCGATGCCTGGGAAGTCACCACGCAGAACATCATGCCCATCGGCGAGTCCCAGAAGCTGGCCTTCATCGGCAGCGCCACCCATGGCGGCGGCTCGTGCCAAATCAGTCTGACCACCGACCTGCACCCCACCAAAACCTCTTCGTGGAAGGTCATCAAGTCCTTCGAAGGCGGATGCCCGGCCAACGATACCGGCAACCTCTCTGGCGGCTCCACCATGGTCGATCCGTACCACTTCGACTTCGCCATCCCCGAGGGCATCGAGACAGGCAAGTACACGCTGGCCTGGACCTGGTTCAACCGTATCGGCAACCGCGAGATGTACATGAACTGCGCACccgtcaccgtcaccagCGGCTCCTCAAAGCGCGACACCGAAGTGGTTGAGAAGCGCTCCACCAGCTTCCCTCCCATGTTCGTCGCCAACATCAACGGCTGCACCACCACggaaggcatcgacatcCGCTTCCCTCAGCCCGGCGACGTGATCTCGTACGATGGCGCCCCGGAAAACCTCCAGCCTAAGGGCGAGGCTGCCTGCAGCGGTACTCCGACATTCGCTGGCTCTGGAGACACAGTCTCCGGCTCTGATACCAGCCCTGGTTCTTCCGGTTCCTCTGGCTCGTCCGGCTCTTCGTCTGCGGCCGCCGGCGCTCCTTCGAGCACTCCCTCCGCAGAGCCTGCCCCGGCCAGCTCATCGGCAGCGTCCCCCGAACCCAGCACCACAACTGCCCCCGAGCCTGCTTCCTCGTCCGCAGAGCCTGCCCCAGCTCCATCTTCTGGCAGCGGCAGTTCCGGGTCGAGCTCGGGCTCCAGCTCGGGCACGAGTGGCTCTTGCAGTCCCGAAGGCGAGTGGAACTGCATCGACGGCACCTCCTTTCAGCGCTGTGCCAGTGGCCAGTGGTCCGCCGTTATGGCGGTGGCGCCTGGCACGGAGTGCACCGCGGGTCAAAGCTCGGATCtggccatcaaggccacCAAGAAGGCGCGTTCGATAATGCGCTTCCACAAGCGCGCTGCTACTCTCGAGTACCACGCGTAG